A stretch of Chitinophaga caeni DNA encodes these proteins:
- a CDS encoding sugar MFS transporter, with protein MSVQTKNNTFTAIVIIAMMFFIFGILTWINSILIPYFKIGCELNNFQSYLVAFAFYIAYLVMAIPSGLLLKRVGFRKGIMIGFWTVAAGAFIFVPAGLNRSYPLFLTGLFAIGVGLAILQTAANPYVTILGDKERAAQRFSIMGICNKMAGILAPLVFAALIIRPGDQQVFDALPTMDALTKERTLDELIARVSTPYAFLSAGLFLFGCFIRFSPLPDLDADEEKNPALMKGKKSILDFPHLVLGAFAIFFHVGSQVIAVDSIINYTTSMGVPLAEAKVFPAYTLTATIIGYLLGIILIPRFFSQLQALRWCTILGFVLSGCILVTSQEVHWLGHAVDLSVWLIVLLGFANSMIWAGIWALAMDRLGSFVKTGASLLVMGLCGNAILPLIYGYLADRTGLQSAYIVLLPCYAYLIFYAFHAYRLKSWKRRIKIDYEVPETV; from the coding sequence ATGTCCGTTCAAACTAAGAATAATACTTTTACGGCCATCGTCATCATTGCCATGATGTTTTTCATCTTCGGTATTTTGACCTGGATCAATTCCATCTTGATTCCTTATTTCAAGATCGGTTGCGAACTCAATAATTTCCAATCTTACCTGGTAGCTTTTGCCTTTTATATCGCTTACCTCGTGATGGCAATCCCTTCGGGATTATTATTGAAGCGTGTGGGTTTCCGGAAAGGCATCATGATAGGGTTCTGGACGGTAGCAGCGGGAGCATTCATATTCGTACCTGCCGGGTTAAACCGTTCATACCCGCTTTTTCTTACAGGCCTATTTGCTATCGGTGTTGGTTTGGCAATATTGCAAACGGCCGCCAATCCTTATGTTACAATTTTAGGGGATAAAGAACGTGCGGCGCAAAGGTTCAGTATCATGGGTATTTGCAATAAGATGGCCGGGATTTTAGCGCCGTTGGTATTTGCAGCATTGATTATTCGACCGGGCGATCAACAGGTGTTTGATGCGCTACCCACGATGGATGCACTTACCAAGGAACGTACGCTGGATGAACTAATAGCGAGGGTGTCGACTCCTTACGCATTTTTGAGTGCAGGATTATTTCTATTCGGTTGCTTTATCCGGTTTTCTCCTTTACCCGATTTGGATGCAGATGAAGAAAAGAACCCCGCACTTATGAAAGGGAAGAAAAGTATACTCGATTTTCCACATTTGGTATTGGGAGCTTTTGCCATCTTCTTTCACGTGGGGTCACAGGTGATCGCGGTGGATAGTATCATTAATTATACAACGAGCATGGGAGTACCATTGGCGGAAGCCAAGGTTTTTCCCGCGTACACGTTAACCGCTACGATCATTGGCTACCTGTTGGGGATTATCCTGATACCAAGATTTTTTAGCCAATTACAAGCGCTCCGTTGGTGCACGATCCTGGGGTTCGTGTTAAGCGGCTGCATCCTCGTAACGAGCCAAGAAGTCCATTGGTTGGGACATGCCGTGGATCTATCCGTTTGGTTGATCGTGTTGTTAGGCTTTGCCAACTCCATGATCTGGGCAGGTATATGGGCTTTGGCGATGGATCGGCTGGGGAGTTTCGTAAAAACGGGGGCATCCTTATTGGTGATGGGCTTATGTGGTAATGCCATTTTACCATTGATTTACGGTTACTTAGCAGACAGGACTGGCTTACAAAGCGCTTACATTGTTCTGTTGCCTTGCTACGCTTACTTGATATTTTATGCATTTCATGCTTACCGTTTGAAAAGTTGGAAAAGGAGGATCAAAATTGATTATGAAGTACCTGAAACTGTATAA
- a CDS encoding beta-N-acetylhexosaminidase, producing MFRKFIALCLWVVCCVNTVFAQREDFHIKGFHLDLRIQVMKMPVLRQFVKHLADNGINTLVMEWEASYPYREHAVISNQYAYSRQEVKDFINYCDSLHVDVIPLQQSFGHVEYILRHPRYKNLREDSKDYSQVNPTKDAECKALFKDLYKDMISTHHSKYIHIGGDETYLLGHSKASREKVAKVGKGRLYGDYIKMLCDLVVSLGKIPVVWADIALKYPDALEGLPKQTVFVDWNYGWPLDRFGDHSKLMRSGFEIWGSPAIRSGPDNYFLSDWAKHFDNISTFIPQARKLGYKGIVMTSWSTSGIYSPVFESATDIVDLYAVRRVYPLSGFNMLVDAYLRSVEASSPLNIRQFIDQYCKEKFDFNQSQSGKFWAALKAAPYEVVQDTVPVAGISIAALLDSAQQSAEVIRRLQPRKNSALYGHYLLMADIRVFYLSCMEIQYRLNKDDFNPAIAGKLLSQLKRLHPEKLDQRFALLNKDWLYPAEIGEENRLRNYKWHLLKQKLEAYVRSN from the coding sequence ATGTTTAGGAAATTCATCGCGTTATGTTTATGGGTAGTGTGTTGTGTGAATACTGTATTTGCGCAACGGGAGGATTTTCATATCAAGGGATTTCATCTCGATCTGAGGATCCAGGTAATGAAGATGCCCGTGTTAAGGCAATTTGTTAAACACCTGGCCGACAACGGAATCAATACCCTGGTGATGGAATGGGAGGCGAGCTACCCTTACCGGGAACATGCCGTGATTTCTAATCAATATGCCTATAGCCGTCAAGAGGTGAAAGACTTTATCAATTATTGTGATAGCTTACATGTGGATGTTATTCCTTTGCAACAAAGTTTCGGCCATGTAGAATATATCCTGAGACATCCCAGGTATAAAAACTTGAGGGAAGACAGTAAGGATTATTCCCAGGTTAATCCTACCAAGGATGCTGAGTGTAAAGCTTTGTTCAAGGATTTATACAAGGACATGATCTCAACACACCATTCCAAGTATATCCATATCGGCGGTGATGAAACGTATTTACTCGGTCATTCCAAAGCATCGCGGGAAAAGGTAGCCAAGGTTGGAAAGGGGAGATTATACGGGGATTATATCAAGATGTTATGCGACCTGGTGGTTAGCCTGGGAAAAATACCCGTAGTTTGGGCTGATATCGCGCTCAAGTACCCGGATGCCTTGGAAGGTTTGCCGAAGCAAACTGTATTCGTAGATTGGAATTATGGTTGGCCTTTAGATAGGTTCGGAGATCATTCCAAGCTCATGCGGAGCGGCTTCGAAATATGGGGATCGCCTGCAATCCGCAGCGGACCAGATAATTACTTCCTGTCGGATTGGGCCAAGCATTTCGATAATATAAGCACGTTTATCCCCCAAGCAAGAAAACTGGGCTATAAAGGCATCGTGATGACTTCCTGGTCTACTTCAGGCATTTATTCTCCCGTTTTTGAATCGGCAACCGATATTGTTGATCTATATGCAGTGAGGCGGGTGTATCCACTTTCTGGCTTCAATATGCTGGTAGATGCTTACTTGAGGTCCGTTGAAGCTTCCTCGCCGCTAAATATCCGGCAGTTTATTGACCAATATTGCAAGGAAAAATTTGATTTTAATCAGTCGCAATCCGGGAAATTTTGGGCTGCCTTAAAAGCCGCTCCTTATGAAGTAGTGCAAGATACTGTGCCGGTAGCCGGCATTTCAATTGCAGCTTTATTGGATAGCGCTCAACAAAGCGCGGAAGTAATCCGCAGGTTACAACCTCGGAAAAATTCGGCGCTATACGGCCATTACTTATTGATGGCAGATATCCGCGTGTTTTATTTAAGCTGCATGGAAATTCAATACCGTTTGAATAAGGATGATTTTAATCCGGCTATTGCTGGAAAGTTGTTAAGTCAATTAAAGCGACTGCATCCTGAAAAATTGGATCAAAGATTTGCATTGTTAAATAAAGATTGGCTGTATCCCGCTGAAATAGGCGAAGAAAATAGGCTAAGAAACTATAAATGGCATTTGTTAAAGCAGAAACTGGAAGCCTATGTCCGTTCAAACTAA
- a CDS encoding glycosyl hydrolase family 18 protein, whose product MRILKLAIFFLLCSCAGLQAQFKVIGYLRVTGHMVDDLSKVDLSKVTHLNIAFINPDTNGVIHPVPGLDTVVSIAHQNNVKVLLSCGGGSRHAYFAKILAPPYRKLVIKNFLDFVDHYQLDGIDVDIEGEDIDTNYESFVLGLGKPLHKKGKLLTAAVAYYTRNRMTGKILKQYDFINMMAYDKTGPWRPSNPGQHAPMSYVLDHMLYWGKDRDLPAEKLVVGLPFYGYGFGASPDTGLYRSMQYKDIVATFPGASKRDEVELPADGGTLYYNGIASIKEKTAVAVRHGGGVMIWHLLADTTGNESLLNTIHETIIKNGGK is encoded by the coding sequence ATGAGAATCTTAAAACTGGCTATATTTTTTTTGTTGTGCTCCTGCGCCGGGTTGCAGGCCCAGTTCAAAGTAATCGGGTATTTAAGGGTGACAGGTCATATGGTAGATGACTTATCGAAAGTTGACTTGTCAAAAGTGACGCATTTAAACATCGCTTTCATTAACCCAGATACTAATGGGGTCATCCATCCTGTTCCCGGTCTTGATACGGTGGTTAGCATTGCTCATCAGAATAATGTGAAAGTATTACTCTCTTGCGGCGGTGGTAGCAGGCATGCTTACTTTGCCAAGATATTAGCGCCGCCGTACCGGAAGTTGGTCATAAAAAATTTCCTTGATTTCGTGGATCATTACCAGCTCGACGGTATTGATGTGGATATAGAGGGTGAAGATATCGATACTAATTACGAAAGCTTCGTGCTCGGACTGGGAAAGCCGCTGCATAAGAAGGGAAAACTATTAACGGCCGCGGTGGCTTATTACACCCGCAATCGTATGACCGGTAAAATATTGAAGCAATACGATTTTATTAACATGATGGCTTATGATAAAACCGGCCCATGGCGGCCATCCAATCCCGGTCAACATGCGCCGATGTCTTACGTGCTGGATCATATGCTTTATTGGGGTAAGGACCGGGATTTACCCGCTGAAAAGCTGGTTGTTGGTTTGCCTTTTTACGGTTATGGATTTGGCGCTTCGCCGGATACCGGTTTATACCGCTCCATGCAATACAAGGATATCGTGGCCACATTTCCCGGCGCATCCAAAAGGGATGAAGTTGAATTACCCGCTGATGGCGGGACATTATACTATAATGGAATCGCGAGCATCAAGGAAAAAACCGCCGTTGCTGTAAGGCACGGTGGCGGCGTAATGATTTGGCACTTGTTAGCCGATACTACCGGGAACGAATCCTTATTAAACACAATACACGAAACGATCATCAAAAACGGGGGCAAATAA
- a CDS encoding SusD/RagB family nutrient-binding outer membrane lipoprotein yields the protein MMKSLFKQTRYILPFLLLLATSCSKFGSLNTDPTKSSKINPQSQLIFAQLWFSGDLSTQERTNSIVLMPMMQQLGAVYYARVGGMYIKDATRMWVMWENSYPNDVVNIVDAVTRTNGVEGQSNLNAMCRIMKAYTFARLTDLYGDIPYFEAGSAYYTQVKRPVYDKQEDIYNDLLKELKEASAQLDPAKDKVGDEVFYQGDITSWKKFANSLRIRLALRIAERNPAKAKEEITDAYNADGGVFTSNDDICMTRHMDIQSTYADVRGNAVSVAINQQSGMPKIVNTFLDQLKNTNDPRINYIPRCYKQNSPMKPFEREDITEQIKASPAGLTGSNPGKYVYEDWSGSVNITLADGSPYTAVNGDIKCELNTCFMRNNAPFLHMTYAELELLLADATERLGLSLGGDAASHYRAGVTAAMKQLSLYPGGPVVSDAEINQFLTGNPLQPATALKQINEQLWVALMLNGPELFANWRRSGYPDLQPTPNSESTSLQIPRRFQYPLSEKEQNADNVNAAIERIGEDDWLNRVWWDKE from the coding sequence ATGATGAAGAGTTTATTCAAACAAACAAGATATATTTTACCGTTCTTGCTATTATTGGCGACTTCCTGTAGCAAATTCGGTTCCCTGAATACCGACCCTACCAAGTCGAGCAAAATCAACCCGCAAAGCCAGTTGATCTTCGCGCAATTGTGGTTTTCCGGTGACTTATCTACCCAGGAACGGACCAATAGCATCGTGTTGATGCCGATGATGCAGCAACTGGGCGCTGTATACTATGCCCGCGTAGGTGGGATGTACATCAAGGATGCTACCCGCATGTGGGTGATGTGGGAGAATAGCTATCCGAATGATGTTGTTAACATCGTGGATGCCGTTACCCGAACGAATGGTGTTGAAGGGCAGTCCAACCTGAACGCGATGTGCCGCATTATGAAAGCATACACGTTCGCAAGACTTACGGACCTGTACGGTGATATCCCGTATTTCGAAGCGGGCTCTGCTTACTATACCCAGGTGAAAAGACCCGTTTACGACAAGCAGGAGGATATCTATAATGATTTGCTGAAGGAGCTGAAAGAAGCATCGGCACAATTAGATCCTGCAAAGGACAAGGTGGGTGATGAAGTATTCTACCAGGGTGATATTACTTCCTGGAAAAAGTTTGCCAATTCCTTGAGAATACGTTTGGCGCTTAGAATCGCGGAACGTAATCCCGCTAAGGCCAAGGAAGAAATTACGGATGCTTATAATGCCGATGGCGGCGTATTCACAAGTAATGATGATATCTGTATGACACGCCATATGGATATCCAAAGTACTTATGCCGATGTCAGGGGAAATGCCGTCTCCGTTGCTATCAACCAACAAAGCGGTATGCCCAAGATCGTGAATACATTTCTCGATCAATTGAAGAATACGAATGATCCGCGTATTAACTATATCCCGCGTTGTTATAAGCAAAATTCACCAATGAAACCTTTCGAACGGGAAGATATTACCGAGCAGATCAAGGCGAGCCCTGCTGGGTTAACCGGTTCTAATCCCGGGAAATATGTGTATGAAGATTGGTCGGGTTCCGTAAATATTACCTTGGCCGATGGCAGTCCTTATACCGCGGTGAACGGTGATATTAAATGCGAATTAAATACCTGCTTCATGCGCAACAACGCGCCTTTCTTACATATGACTTATGCCGAACTGGAATTGCTATTGGCCGATGCTACCGAACGTCTTGGCTTAAGCTTGGGTGGAGACGCGGCTTCACATTACCGCGCGGGAGTTACAGCGGCGATGAAACAATTAAGCTTGTACCCGGGTGGTCCCGTTGTAAGCGATGCCGAAATCAACCAGTTCTTAACCGGTAATCCTTTGCAACCGGCAACGGCTTTAAAGCAAATCAATGAGCAGCTTTGGGTGGCGTTAATGTTGAATGGCCCGGAATTATTTGCTAATTGGCGCCGGAGCGGTTATCCTGATTTGCAACCTACCCCTAATTCAGAATCCACTTCCTTGCAAATTCCCAGGCGTTTTCAATACCCGCTGTCTGAAAAAGAGCAGAACGCGGATAACGTGAATGCCGCCATTGAAAGAATAGGTGAAGATGATTGGTTGAACAGGGTTTGGTGGGATAAAGAATAG
- the nagA gene encoding N-acetylglucosamine-6-phosphate deacetylase produces MKYLKLYNGKIITPGGIINGGSVVIADGVIVDVLKDDVDIPGAQLLDAGGAYIAPGFIDMHVHGGGGHDFMDNTVEAFLQIGAIHARYGTTALLPTTLSCGMDDLMKTLDTYEKAHPLNRGGATFLGMHIEGPYFAMSQRGAQDPRYIHHPDPNEYERILEKYPSIVRWSVAPELQGAVEMGIKLVQRGILPSIAHTDAIYEEVLKAYDAGFTHATHFYSAMSGVTRRDAFRYAGVVESAYLLDDMTVEIIADGVHLPEALLKLVYKIKGAEHTALVTDAMRAAAMPEGPSILGSLHNGLEVIVEDDVAKLPDRKAFAGSVATADRLVRVMINKAGIPLQDAVRMMSLTPASILKIQDKKGSLEKGKDADIVLFNENIDIQTTIIKGEIVYQVK; encoded by the coding sequence ATGAAGTACCTGAAACTGTATAACGGGAAAATTATTACCCCCGGTGGAATTATAAATGGAGGTTCCGTAGTTATAGCGGATGGAGTTATTGTGGATGTTTTGAAGGATGATGTCGACATACCGGGTGCGCAGCTCCTGGATGCCGGGGGCGCTTATATCGCCCCGGGCTTTATCGACATGCATGTACATGGAGGCGGTGGGCACGATTTCATGGACAATACCGTGGAAGCATTTTTGCAGATAGGTGCTATCCACGCCAGGTATGGTACCACGGCCTTGTTGCCCACTACCTTAAGTTGCGGGATGGATGATTTGATGAAAACATTGGATACCTACGAAAAGGCGCATCCGCTTAACCGCGGGGGCGCTACTTTTTTAGGGATGCATATCGAGGGACCGTATTTTGCAATGTCTCAAAGGGGGGCACAAGATCCCAGGTATATCCATCATCCGGATCCTAATGAGTATGAACGGATATTGGAAAAATATCCATCTATTGTTCGCTGGAGCGTGGCGCCTGAATTACAAGGGGCTGTGGAGATGGGGATAAAATTGGTGCAGCGTGGTATTCTTCCTTCTATTGCACATACTGATGCGATTTATGAGGAGGTGCTGAAAGCTTACGACGCGGGGTTTACCCATGCCACGCATTTTTATTCTGCCATGTCGGGTGTTACGCGACGAGATGCTTTCCGTTATGCCGGTGTCGTGGAAAGTGCGTATTTACTGGATGATATGACGGTAGAGATAATTGCTGACGGGGTGCATCTTCCGGAAGCATTATTAAAACTCGTGTACAAAATTAAGGGCGCGGAACATACGGCCCTGGTAACGGATGCCATGCGTGCGGCTGCTATGCCGGAAGGACCGTCGATCTTGGGTAGCCTGCATAACGGATTGGAAGTTATTGTTGAAGATGATGTTGCGAAACTACCGGATCGAAAAGCCTTTGCGGGTAGCGTGGCCACGGCTGATCGCCTGGTGCGGGTAATGATTAACAAGGCCGGCATTCCTTTGCAGGATGCGGTTCGGATGATGTCTTTAACACCTGCAAGCATCCTGAAAATACAAGATAAAAAAGGCTCCTTGGAGAAAGGAAAAGATGCGGATATCGTGTTGTTTAATGAAAATATTGATATACAAACTACCATCATCAAAGGGGAAATAGTTTACCAAGTAAAGTGA
- a CDS encoding glycosyl hydrolase family 18 protein → MKRYSYILLIFTIGVVGFASSCSKDEVKEQTDNATFYPRIFNDVYLFPEYKDSVYIMKAGDTLAFRGLQFSPGDKVQVAWSVNDTPAGDGKEYFFVPQEGGDFRIKVEASYDGMSTSRYRDVFVIPSSFTPKPYNHVVMAYASDTAQYKYLDFSKMTHLAYKVATVTAAGTMDVSKGEIYKKSDVLIGKAHVNGVPVLLGISGTLSGDGWSVYASSNFGNALVDIAKRTALVAAIKEYVTAKKMDGVEILMTDINNTTGAQTNANIQAAGLFLNELRASLGADAIITITVPGIQYAGSYPDLSAANWINVHAYEDGLHVGPGKPLGQPSGYDYFVDCAETWMAKYPKNKLVIGIPAFGLRYTALDGNGNNLGWTSYNYMPYKQILAADATASGKEYAEIAEGVYFNGIPLVTEKSNYLKEQGYLGAYIWAGEYDVTTEQSLTATIHNILQ, encoded by the coding sequence ATGAAAAGATATTCATATATATTATTGATATTCACGATTGGGGTTGTTGGCTTTGCTTCGAGTTGTAGCAAAGATGAGGTTAAGGAACAAACGGATAATGCAACTTTTTACCCCAGGATTTTTAATGATGTGTATTTATTCCCAGAATACAAGGATAGTGTGTATATCATGAAAGCCGGGGATACCTTGGCTTTCAGGGGGCTACAGTTTTCGCCCGGCGATAAAGTGCAGGTGGCTTGGTCGGTAAACGATACGCCTGCCGGGGATGGTAAAGAGTACTTTTTCGTTCCGCAAGAAGGTGGTGATTTCCGTATCAAGGTAGAAGCAAGCTATGACGGGATGAGTACCAGCCGTTACCGGGACGTTTTCGTAATCCCTAGTTCATTTACACCGAAACCTTATAACCACGTGGTGATGGCTTATGCGAGTGATACGGCGCAGTATAAGTACCTCGATTTCTCCAAGATGACCCACCTGGCCTACAAGGTCGCAACTGTGACTGCTGCCGGAACCATGGACGTCTCCAAAGGTGAAATCTATAAAAAATCGGATGTCCTGATCGGTAAAGCACATGTAAATGGTGTACCCGTTTTGCTCGGTATCAGTGGGACGCTCTCGGGCGATGGTTGGAGCGTGTATGCCAGTAGTAATTTCGGGAACGCACTAGTTGATATAGCAAAGCGTACCGCCTTAGTGGCCGCTATCAAGGAATATGTTACAGCCAAGAAGATGGATGGCGTTGAAATCCTTATGACGGATATCAACAATACTACCGGGGCGCAGACCAACGCTAACATACAGGCCGCTGGCTTATTTCTGAATGAACTAAGGGCAAGTCTCGGCGCGGATGCCATTATCACGATTACCGTACCGGGTATCCAGTATGCTGGCAGTTATCCCGACTTGTCGGCTGCCAATTGGATCAACGTTCATGCTTACGAGGATGGTTTGCATGTTGGCCCCGGGAAACCTTTAGGGCAACCTTCCGGTTATGATTATTTCGTAGATTGTGCCGAGACCTGGATGGCTAAGTATCCGAAGAATAAATTGGTAATCGGTATACCCGCTTTCGGATTAAGATACACGGCTTTGGACGGCAATGGTAACAATCTCGGTTGGACTTCTTACAATTACATGCCTTATAAACAAATTTTAGCCGCGGATGCAACCGCTTCCGGGAAAGAATATGCAGAGATAGCGGAAGGTGTTTATTTTAATGGTATCCCGCTGGTTACGGAAAAATCAAACTATCTTAAAGAACAAGGATACTTAGGCGCTTACATCTGGGCTGGCGAGTATGATGTTACGACGGAACAATCCTTAACGGCAACTATTCATAATATATTACAATGA